Proteins co-encoded in one Brassica oleracea var. oleracea cultivar TO1000 chromosome C4, BOL, whole genome shotgun sequence genomic window:
- the LOC106338975 gene encoding uncharacterized protein LOC106338975 yields the protein MPLDNDGDCSLTKLISSILDHIPNLLSFKSKWSSIRVKLANLNTQLSDIAASSSSNQLALDLLLSARETLHAAASVAARCEGPNLSEGKLKTHSDVDSVMARLDRHVKDAEVLIKSGLLNEIVSILSKKEAAARNLVIQLQIGKPESKNSTMESLLREDDKNVMISIAQGLVPVLVRLLDSCSLSMKEKVVVVISRISTVESSKHVLIAEGLSLLNHLLRVLESGSGF from the coding sequence ATGCCGTTGGATAACGACGGTGACTGTAGTTTAACGAAGCTCATCTCCTCCATCCTCGACCACATCCCCAACCTTCTCAGCTTCAAATCCAAATGGTCTTCGATCCGCGTCAAACTCGCCAATCTCAACACTCAGCTCTCCGATATCGCCGCCTCTTCTTCTTCCAACCAGCTAGCTCTGGATCTCCTCCTCTCCGCCCGAGAGACGCTCCACGCCGCCGCCTCCGTCGCGGCTAGGTGCGAGGGTCCGAATTTATCTGAGGGAAAGCTCAAGACGCATAGCGACGTCGACTCGGTCATGGCTCGACTCGATCGCCACGTGAAGGACGCTGAGGTTCTGATCAAAAGCGGTCTTCTCAACGAAATCGTTTCGATTTTGTCGAAGAAGGAAGCTGCGGCGAGGAATCTAGTTATCCAATTACAGATCGGTAAACCAGAGTCGAAGAACTCGACGATGGAATCTTTGCTTCGGGAAGATGATAAGAACGTGATGATCTCCATAGCTCAAGGACTTGTTCCCGTTCTGGTTCGGTTGCTTGATTCGTGTAGTTTGAGCATGAAGGAGAAGGTTGTAGTCGTGATTTCGAGAATCTCAACGGTGGAGAGCAGTAAACACGTGTTGATAGCTGAAGGGCTGTCTCTACTGAACCACCTCCTTCGTGTGTTGGAATCAGGAAGTGGTTTCTAA
- the LOC106338977 gene encoding uncharacterized protein LOC106338977: protein MGVVMGRDEKVNIPHLYMKLVMDLEKLRNYPWGLYSFDFLLNQIDKTRDKLEQKDEYLMEGFLFGFQIWIMEVIPALGEICGTKVSDNFTGPLCGNWRGCGNLHSFMEFHRDGVVLLATDFARKDEKKEERADHIVDMIQRKHDWSNHVWGVKKVTSSEFEEADKEEGEDQTPGTEIGENSHVAENVDGTIDVSGRNKRKHADRGAESRKKKVLCQLAVLSKGNIDTNMKSS from the exons ATGGGTGTGGTGATGGGGAGAGATGAGAAGGTTAATATCCCACATCTGTACATGAAGTTGGTGATGGATTTGGAGAAGCTTCGTAATTACCCATGGGGTCTGTACTCATTCGATTTTCTGCTGAACCAGATTGATAAAACAAGGGATAAATTGGAGCAGAAAGATGAGTACCTCATGGAAGGATTCTTGTTTGGTTTCCAGATTTGGATAATGGAAGTTATTCCTGCTTTAGGAGAGATTTGTGGCACCAAAGTCAGCGACAATTTCACAGGTCCTTTGTGTGGTAATTGGAGAGGATGT GGAAATTTGCATTCATTCATGGAATTCCACAGAGATGGAGTGGTCCTGTTGGCTACTGATTTTGCAAGAAAGGATGAAAAGAAAGAAGAAAGAGCGGATCACATTGTGGATATGATCCAAAGAAAACATGATTGGAGCAATCATGTTTGGGGAGTAAAAAAAGTTACAAGCTCTGAATTTGAGGAAGCAGACAAAGAGGAAGGAGAGGATCAAACACCTGGTACTGAAATTGGCGAGAACAGTCATGTTGCAGAGAATGTTGATGGCACAATTGATGTTTCAGGAAGAAACAAGAGAAAGCATGCGGATCGAGGAGCAGAGTCAAGGAAGAAGAAGGTGTTGTGCCAACTAGCTGTTTTATCGAAAGGGAACATTGACACAAATATGAAAAGTTCTTAG
- the LOC106338978 gene encoding uncharacterized protein LOC106338978, with protein sequence MARKSSGVINIPLDLMVEILEKLPTKSLARFRCVSYQWESMINKFIVIDSIMTRRLNQPPRDPHFLFKRHWFQPRLDHIPHTILSYTYLYHQVTDEQQLYHEEIIEKEEGYLMGFQYARGLIGFCCSRNDQFRIHNLTTRQSLFLPVTRLPGSLFYLFGYDTFKNQYKVLCQTQNQHGMPWKLFILGDVSKEWDIQCSIGVHFLFEQAICINGEIYYIARNANCTHVLDAKKQEWSKITFLDMLQSLPKLNTRFAGVANPGGEIVIVHQPHLIIELALNVYYYDTKQNGLRRSEIQTTSPSDLVSIRAVMDHVENIMRQDYSYTQPSSSDEFEADLYADEGESSYTIAEADQYSPEPEADEGIPRTCYCGSEPVVATSYTPKDPGRRYFSCDNVDDGDCHIWKWWDVAIQEELGEMQTQLRMLKDQFFESDQKVAKLEKIIGVLTKKKSVVKYGFAKGVCLLVLSNTNHHLNKNTRTGFVNLMYSQSSVDLESPEPAWFGSQGPDEYGFHPSVESSVQPSVESSVQPSVEFARKVRRKWSLIEDKILIGAWLNTSKDPIVSCDQKAERFWKRIVDYYNASPQLVGTVPRELRPAKQRWARINEQVCKFVGCYDAALRGQRSGQNDDDVMKAALDSFFNIYEHKFSLEHAWSELRHDQKWCKTYMVKDGGKEKRKQVVDVDTEDEVSEPEARPVGVKAAKAACKRKKNGK encoded by the exons ATGGCTAGAAAAAGTTCTGGCGTTATTAATATCCCTCTGGATCTAATGGTAGAGATACTCGAGAAACTCCCTACCAAATCTCTAGCGAGATTTCGATGTGTCTCCTATCAGTGGGAAAGTATGATCAATAAGTTCATAGTCATTGACTCGATCATGACACGGAGATTGAATCAACCACCCCGTGATCCCCACTTCCTCTTCAAGAGGCATTGGTTCCAACCACGGCTTGATCATATACCTCATACCATCTTATCGTATACTTATCTTTATCATCAAGTTACAGACGAACAACAACTCTATCACGAGGAGATCATTGAAAAAGAAGAAGGCTATCTGATGGGCTTTCAGTATGCACGTGGTTTGATTGGGTTTTGCTGTTCACGTAATGATCAGTTCAGAATACATAACCTTACAACAAGGCAATCTCTTTTCTTACCCGTTACACGTTTACCCGGAAGCTTGTTTTACTTATTCGGGTACGACACTTTCAAGAATCAATACAAAGTCTTGTGTCAAACACAAAACCAACATGGCATGCCTTGGAAGCTTTTCATATTGGGAGATGTCTCAAAAGAGTG GGACATCCAATGCAGTATTGGAGTTCACTTCCTTTTCGAACAAGCAATTTGCATCAACGGGGAAATCTATTACATAGCAAGGAACGCAAACTGTACTCATGTTTTG GACGCTAAGAAACAAGAGTGGTCGAAGATTACATTCTTAGACATGCTTCAAAGTTTACCAAAATTGAATACCAGATTTGCGGGTGTCGCTAATCCTGGAGGCGAAATCGTTATAGTCCATCAACCTCATCTCATCATTGAGTTGGCACTAAATGTTTATTATTATGATACGAAACAAAATGGTCTTAGAAGATCTGAAATCCAAACTACAAGCCCTAGTGATCTAGTTTCAATCAGGGCTGTCATGGATCATGTTGAGAACATCATGC GACAAGACTATAGCTACACTCAGCCTTCTTCATCAGACGAGTTTGAAGCTGATCTCTACGCGGATGAAGGTGAGAGTAGCTACACAATTGCAGAGGCGGATCAGTACTCACCGGAACCTGAGGCTGATGAAGGAATCCCGAGGACATGCTATTGCGGTAGTGAGCCTGTTGTTGCAACGTCGTACACTCCTAAAGATCCAGGAAGGAGGTACTTCTCCTGCGACAACGTTGACGATGGAGACTGCCACATCTGGAAATGGTGGGATGTGGCGATTCAAGAAGAGCTTGGTGAAATGCAGACACAACTTAGGATGCTCAAGGATCAATTCTTTGAGAGTGATCAGAAGGTGGCTAAGCTAGAGAAGATCATAGGTGTGTTAACTAAGAAGAAATCAGTGGTTAAATATGGGTTTGCAAAGGGAGTTTGTCTACTGGTCTTG AGTAACACAAACCATCATCTAAACAAGAATACAAGAACAGGGTTTGTTAATCTAATGTATAGTCAATCTTCAGTTGACCTTGAGTCACCCGAACCTGCTTGGTTCGGTAGCCAAGGTCCTGATGAGTATGGTTTCCACCCTAGTGTCGAGTCTTCTGTCCAGCCTAGTGTCGAGTCTTCTGTCCAGCCTAGTGTCGAGTTTGCTAGAAAAGTGCGGAGGAAATGGTCTCTGATTGAGGATAAAATCCTCATTGGTGCGTGGCTTAACACCAGTAAAGACCCCATAGTCAGCTGTGACCAGAAAGCTGAACGTTTCTGGAAGAGAATTGTTGACTACTACAACGCAAGCCCTCAACTGGTTGGGACAGTACCTAGAGAGCTTCGTCCAGCCAAGCAGAGGTGGGCTAGGATTAATGAGCAAGTCTGTAAGTTCGTAGGATGCTATGATGCGGCGTTGAGGGGGCAGAGAAGTGGTCAGAATGATGATGATGTGATGAAAGCTGCCCTCGACTCATTCTTCAACATTTACGAGCACAAGTTCAGCCTCGAACATGCGTGGAGTGAGCTGAGGCATGACCAGAAATGGTGCAAGACCTATATGGTTAAAGACGGTGGGAAGGAGAAGCGCAAACAAGTGGTTGACGTTGATACAGAAGATGAAGTATCCGAACCTGAAGCCAGACCAGTTGGTGTGAAAGCTGCTAAAGCTGCTTGTAAGAGGAAGAAGAATGGCAAATAA
- the LOC106340206 gene encoding BEL1-like homeodomain protein 5 translates to MAVFFQGETEMREPSSDLFMVNLNPSPDQTMTINAHNNHFYNLCFAPQQHPQRMNKYEVLDHIEQANCSAISTVSNGRVTQSFRALAPTYLRVAQELLNEIVHVGRGSRGAKQEQQMNNESATYGLYNGVGNINGGPKPGVCRQELQLKRAKLISMVEKVEQIYKQYHDQMQTVISSFEQEAGLGSANSYTHMALQTISKKFRAVKDMICLQIKHINNLLGEKECEGVCLAKQLGKMPHNHSNAWRPQRGLPETAVSVLRAWLFNHFLHPYPRDLDKEMLAKQTGLTKSQVSNWFINARVRMWKPMVEEMYLEEMNIEESRKRGNLSEHGNKGSSSKQLCNNTTSDESSNWIIPAFHQGFIKNETSMQNSFSSCSVMTFGKQHANQAKLIQFSGGFENYHAMVGNSVSLSLGMPHSCDQSLNNIQFGSTSNETKISGKYPPSLTYQNID, encoded by the exons ATGGCCGTTTTCTTCCAAGGAGAAACTGAAATGAGAGAACCCTCTTCCGATCTTTTTATGGTGAACCTGAATCCTTCCCCTGATCAGACAATGACCATTAATGCTCATAACAATCACTTCTACAACTTGTGCTTCGCGCCCCAACAACATCCACAGCGAATGAACAAATATGAAGTACTAGATCATATCGAACAAGCGAATTGTTCGGCGATCTCCACGGTTTCAAACGGGAGAGTAACGCAAAGCTTCAGGGCTTTGGCTCCGACCTACTTAAGAGTTGCTCAAGAATTGCTCAATGAGATTGTCCATGTTGGACGCGGTAGCCGTGGCGCAAAACAAGAGCAACAAATGAATAATGAGTCGGCGACTTATGGATTATACAATGGAGTTGGGAATATAAACGGTGGCCCTAAGCCTGGCGTTTGTCGGCAGGAGTTGCAGTTGAAGAGAGCAAAGCTCATCTCCATGGTGGAAAAG GTTGAACAGATATACAAGCAATACCACGACCAAATGCAGACAGTAATCTCATCGTTTGAGCAAGAAGCGGGTTTAGGCTCAGCAAACTCGTACACACATATGGCGTTGCAAACAATATCAAAGAAATTTCGTGCTGTGAAAGACATGATATGTTTGCAAATCAAACACATAAACAATTTGTTAGGAGAAAAAGAATGTGAAGGTGTATGTTTAGCCAAGCAGTTGGGGAAGATGCCACATAACCATTCAAATGCTTGGAGACCACAACGAGGATTGCCCGAAACAGCTGTTTCCGTTCTTCGGGCTTGGCTTTTTAACCATTTTCTTCACCC ATATCCAAGGGATTTAGATAAAGAAATGCTTGCCAAACAGACTGGCCTTACTAAAAGCCAG GTATCAAATTGGTTCATAAATGCTCGAGTTCGAATGTGGAAACCAATGGTGGAGGAGATGTATTTGGAAGAAATGAATATTGAAGAAAGCAGAAAAAGAGGAAACCTCAGTGAACATGGTAACAAAGGTTCATCCTCTAAGCAACTTTGTAATAATACAACTTCAGATGAATCGTCGAATTGGATCATACCCGCGTTTCATCAAGGATTCATCAAAAATGAAACTTCCATGCAAAACTCATTCTCAAGTTGCAGCGTAATGACGTTCGGGAAGCAACACGCGAACCAAGCTAAGTTGATCCAATTCAGTGGAGGATTCGAAAACTATCACGCAATGGTTGGAAACAGTGTCTCCCTTTCTCTTGGCATGCCTCATTCTTGCGACCAATCCCTGAACAACATTCAGTTTGGGTCGACAAGTAATGAAACTAAGATCTCGGGCAAATATCCTCCCTCTTTAACATATCAAAACATCGATTAG